The following are encoded together in the Falsiruegeria litorea R37 genome:
- the phnL gene encoding phosphonate C-P lyase system protein PhnL, whose amino-acid sequence MIELDNVSKSFTLHNQGSAVIPVMERATLKVNPGECVALTGASGAGKSTLMRVIYGNYLAASGRVMVGGLDVAQAEPRDILALRRETLGYVSQFLRVVPRVPTLEVVAEPLLAVGVDKAEALEKAAGLLARLNIPERLWTLSPTTFSGGEQQRVNIARGFAHEYPAMLLDEPTASLDATNRETVLSLIEEAKARGTAIVGIFHDIEARQRVCDHEVNVSHFTPEAA is encoded by the coding sequence ATGATTGAACTCGATAACGTAAGCAAGAGCTTTACCCTGCATAACCAAGGCAGCGCGGTCATTCCGGTGATGGAGCGCGCGACTCTGAAGGTGAACCCCGGCGAATGTGTGGCTCTGACCGGAGCCTCGGGCGCGGGCAAGTCCACGCTGATGCGGGTGATCTATGGCAACTATCTGGCGGCCTCGGGGCGTGTTATGGTGGGGGGCTTGGATGTGGCCCAGGCCGAGCCACGTGATATCCTCGCGCTGCGGCGTGAAACTTTGGGCTATGTCAGCCAGTTCCTGCGCGTGGTGCCGCGTGTGCCAACGCTCGAGGTGGTGGCCGAGCCGCTACTGGCGGTAGGCGTCGATAAGGCCGAGGCCCTTGAGAAGGCCGCAGGCCTGTTGGCGCGTCTGAACATCCCCGAGCGCCTTTGGACCCTCAGCCCCACCACCTTTTCGGGTGGTGAACAGCAGCGTGTGAACATCGCCCGCGGCTTTGCCCATGAATACCCGGCGATGCTGCTTGATGAACCCACCGCCAGCCTGGACGCAACCAACCGAGAAACCGTGCTGTCCCTGATCGAAGAGGCCAAGGCGCGCGGCACCGCCATCGTCGGTATCTTTCACGATATCGAGGCGCGTCAGCGGGTCTGCGACCACGAGGTCAACGTCTCGCACTTCACACCGGAGGCCGCATGA
- a CDS encoding AAA family ATPase, which produces MTLATVIAVVGPSGVGKDSVMEALAARGDGLQLVRRVITRPLGEEGETFTRANDTEFDTALAAGDFLLYWTAHGLRYGIPVTIHEQRRAARGLLVNLSRSVLLDAQELFDDFAVVSLTASPEVLAARLDSRARESVEDRQRRLDRARLKLPEGLRRVIEVDNSGALDQTVETILSRLQRESA; this is translated from the coding sequence ATGACACTGGCAACCGTCATAGCCGTCGTCGGGCCGTCCGGCGTTGGCAAGGACAGCGTGATGGAGGCGCTCGCGGCACGCGGCGATGGCCTGCAATTGGTGCGCAGGGTCATCACCCGGCCGCTGGGCGAAGAGGGCGAGACGTTCACCCGGGCCAATGACACTGAATTTGACACCGCTCTGGCTGCTGGTGATTTTCTGTTGTACTGGACAGCTCACGGTCTGCGGTATGGCATCCCGGTGACGATCCACGAGCAACGGCGCGCGGCGCGTGGGCTGTTGGTGAACTTGTCGCGTTCTGTCCTGTTGGATGCGCAGGAGTTGTTCGATGACTTTGCCGTCGTGTCCCTCACGGCCTCCCCCGAGGTTCTGGCGGCCCGGCTCGACAGCCGCGCCCGCGAGAGTGTCGAGGACCGGCAACGCCGACTGGACCGCGCGCGCCTGAAACTGCCCGAAGGGCTGCGCCGGGTGATCGAGGTCGACAACTCCGGCGCCTTGGATCAGACGGTCGAGACGATCCTGTCGCGGCTTCAGCGGGAAAGCGCGTAA
- a CDS encoding DUF1045 domain-containing protein yields MTFSRYAIYFAPPADAEWTRFGASWLGWDMETGETVAHPDLAGLDVPRITATPHKYGLHGTIKPPFRLAEGQTAGALERACGELADALGPVWLDGLELARLGRFLALRPMGNTSELGELAAQAVRGLDSFRAPAPPEELERRRAAGLSPTQEANLLQWGYPYVMDEFRFHITLTGKLPKPELPGVQDALEQVLTPMLPKPFVISDLALVGERSDGRFQMIHRYALSR; encoded by the coding sequence GTGACATTCTCGCGATACGCGATCTATTTTGCGCCACCCGCCGACGCGGAGTGGACCCGGTTTGGAGCCAGCTGGTTGGGTTGGGACATGGAAACCGGTGAGACGGTGGCCCATCCCGACCTTGCAGGGCTGGATGTGCCCCGGATCACGGCGACGCCACACAAATACGGGTTGCATGGGACCATCAAACCGCCGTTCCGACTGGCCGAGGGACAGACCGCCGGGGCGCTGGAGCGCGCCTGCGGCGAATTGGCCGATGCGCTTGGCCCCGTTTGGTTGGACGGGTTGGAACTGGCGCGGTTGGGTCGGTTTCTGGCGCTGCGCCCGATGGGCAACACCAGCGAGCTGGGGGAACTGGCGGCCCAAGCTGTGCGCGGTCTGGACAGCTTTCGTGCCCCTGCCCCGCCTGAAGAGCTGGAACGGCGCCGCGCGGCAGGTCTGAGCCCCACGCAAGAGGCGAACCTGCTGCAATGGGGCTACCCGTATGTGATGGACGAGTTCCGCTTTCACATCACCCTGACCGGCAAACTGCCCAAGCCTGAACTGCCCGGCGTTCAGGACGCATTGGAGCAGGTACTGACCCCGATGTTGCCCAAACCCTTTGTCATCAGCGATCTGGCGCTTGTGGGCGAACGCAGCGATGGCCGGTTCCAGATGATCCATCGTTACGCGCTTTCCCGCTGA
- the phnK gene encoding phosphonate C-P lyase system protein PhnK, which translates to MTPLLQVKGIEKRYGARIGCKDVSFDLYPGEVMGIVGESGSGKSTLLNCLAGHLDSDAGQVIFDTRADGPVDTLQMSEPERRMLGRTDWAFVHQHARDGLRMSVSAGGNIGERLMAVGDRHYGNIRDTAIDWLGRVEISEARVDDRPTAFSGGMQQRLQIARNLVTGPRLVFMDEPTGGLDVSVQARLLDLLRGLVREMGLSAIIVTHDLAVVRLLADRLMVMKDGHVVEAGLTDQVLDDPQHAYTQLLVSSVLQV; encoded by the coding sequence ATGACACCGTTGTTGCAAGTCAAGGGCATCGAAAAACGCTATGGCGCGCGGATCGGGTGCAAGGATGTGAGCTTTGACCTCTACCCCGGCGAGGTGATGGGGATTGTGGGCGAAAGTGGTTCGGGCAAGTCGACCTTGCTCAACTGTCTGGCGGGCCATCTGGATTCGGACGCAGGGCAGGTCATCTTTGACACCCGCGCCGATGGGCCGGTGGACACGCTGCAAATGTCCGAGCCCGAGCGTCGGATGTTGGGCCGCACCGATTGGGCCTTTGTCCATCAGCACGCCCGCGACGGGCTGCGCATGTCGGTCAGCGCCGGTGGCAACATCGGTGAGCGGCTGATGGCCGTGGGCGACCGCCACTATGGCAACATTCGCGACACTGCCATCGACTGGCTGGGTCGGGTCGAGATTTCTGAGGCCCGCGTTGACGACCGCCCGACCGCGTTTTCCGGCGGGATGCAGCAGCGGTTGCAGATCGCCCGCAACCTGGTGACCGGTCCGCGGCTGGTTTTCATGGACGAACCCACCGGGGGCCTCGATGTCTCGGTCCAGGCGCGACTGCTCGATCTGCTGCGTGGCCTGGTGCGCGAGATGGGGCTGAGCGCCATCATCGTGACCCATGATCTGGCTGTGGTGCGCCTGTTGGCGGACCGGCTGATGGTGATGAAAGACGGACATGTGGTCGAGGCTGGTCTGACAGATCAGGTGCTGGACGACCCACAACATGCCTACACGCAGCTGCTGGTTTCCAGCGTTCTGCAAGTGTGA
- a CDS encoding alpha-D-ribose 1-methylphosphonate 5-triphosphate diphosphatase, producing the protein MTEELILANATLIFPDETRTGSLRVVGEHIEAIDSGATVPAGAVDCEGDFVCPGLIELHTDNLERHIQPRPKVDWPHAAAIIAHDAELAGTGITTVFDAMRVGSIPSGKARYGKYARNLATELLELRAADALKISHFLHLRAEVCSQTLVDELREFGEEDRVGIVSIMDHTPGQRQFRDITKLEAYMKGKHAMSDDDFLQHVAQLKGLRDQYGDLHEVETVKQAAKYGAVLASHDDTTAEQVAVSAGHGIRLAEFPTTVVAARACHEYGIQVMMGAPNLIRGGSHSGNVAAQELAELDLLDIVSSDYVPSALLLSAVKLGEIWGDMARGIKTATLAPAQAAGLSDRGALRIGARADLLRFRMRAGVPALRAVWSRGQHVA; encoded by the coding sequence ATGACAGAAGAATTGATCCTTGCCAATGCAACGCTGATTTTCCCCGATGAGACCCGGACCGGGTCCCTGCGGGTGGTGGGCGAGCACATCGAAGCCATCGACAGCGGTGCGACTGTTCCTGCGGGTGCCGTGGACTGCGAGGGGGATTTCGTCTGCCCCGGCTTGATCGAGCTGCACACAGACAACCTGGAACGCCACATCCAGCCGCGCCCCAAGGTCGATTGGCCGCATGCGGCGGCCATCATCGCCCACGATGCCGAGCTGGCAGGCACCGGCATCACCACGGTCTTTGATGCCATGCGCGTTGGCTCGATCCCGTCAGGCAAGGCGCGCTACGGCAAGTATGCCCGCAACCTTGCGACCGAGTTGCTGGAGCTGCGCGCGGCAGATGCGCTCAAAATCAGCCACTTCCTGCATCTGCGCGCCGAAGTGTGCTCACAAACCCTTGTGGATGAGTTGCGTGAGTTTGGCGAAGAGGACCGGGTCGGGATCGTATCGATCATGGATCACACGCCGGGACAACGGCAATTCCGCGACATCACCAAGCTGGAAGCCTACATGAAGGGCAAACACGCAATGAGCGATGACGACTTCCTGCAGCATGTGGCTCAACTCAAGGGATTGCGCGATCAATATGGCGATCTGCACGAGGTCGAGACTGTGAAACAGGCGGCTAAATACGGCGCGGTGCTGGCCAGCCATGACGACACCACGGCCGAACAGGTGGCAGTTTCGGCCGGTCACGGCATTCGTCTGGCTGAATTCCCCACAACGGTCGTGGCAGCACGGGCCTGCCACGAATACGGCATCCAGGTTATGATGGGCGCCCCCAACTTGATCAGGGGAGGGTCACATTCGGGTAATGTGGCGGCGCAGGAGCTGGCCGAGTTGGACCTTCTCGATATTGTCTCGTCCGACTATGTGCCTTCAGCCCTGCTCTTGTCGGCGGTGAAACTGGGCGAGATCTGGGGTGATATGGCGCGCGGGATCAAGACAGCGACACTCGCCCCTGCGCAAGCGGCAGGCCTGTCCGATCGCGGCGCACTGCGCATCGGCGCACGGGCTGACCTGTTGCGGTTCCGGATGCGGGCTGGTGTGCCAGCGCTGCGGGCGGTCTGGTCGCGCGGGCAGCACGTGGCGTAA